Proteins co-encoded in one Corynebacterium lujinxingii genomic window:
- a CDS encoding DUF3117 domain-containing protein, whose product MAAMKPRTGSGPMEAVEESRKIVMRIPSDGGGRLVVELTKEEAGELGRLLTEAAGE is encoded by the coding sequence ATGGCAGCAATGAAGCCGCGTACCGGAAGTGGCCCGATGGAGGCAGTGGAGGAATCGCGCAAGATCGTCATGCGCATCCCGTCCGACGGCGGCGGCCGCCTCGTCGTCGAGCTGACGAAGGAAGAGGCCGGCGAACTCGGTCGCCTGCTCACTGAGGCTGCAGGAGAGTAA
- the dapE gene encoding succinyl-diaminopimelate desuccinylase, whose protein sequence is MTSLDLFADPVDLTAALVDIESPSHHEEAIADAIEQALRDLEHAEVKRFGNTVVARTNFGLDSRVVLAGHIDTVPLADNTPHRLTSSPTGETILHGCGSVDMKSGMACYLGAFARLAQPGKAAHDLTVIAYEGEEVATKYNGLYHLERDHSELLEGDIALLGEPSGAMIEAGCQGTIRVFVDAHGTRAHSARAWLGHNAAHDLAGVLSRIAAYEPRSVLIDDCEYREGLNVVGLEGFVATNTLPDHARLIVNFRFAPDRSVEEAKAHLEEVLALEDGLELIYDDVAAGALPGLGNPVAAGLVKAVGGNFRAKFGWTDVARFSSLGVPAVNFGPGDPGYAHKPEEQCPVDEIRQVSAQLLEYLSAESE, encoded by the coding sequence GTGACTTCCTTAGATCTATTTGCGGACCCTGTCGATCTCACCGCGGCGCTCGTGGACATCGAGTCGCCGTCGCACCACGAGGAGGCGATCGCCGACGCCATCGAGCAAGCGCTGCGTGACCTCGAGCACGCCGAGGTGAAGCGCTTCGGCAACACCGTGGTGGCGCGCACGAACTTCGGTCTGGATTCGCGGGTGGTGCTGGCCGGGCACATCGATACGGTGCCGCTTGCCGACAACACCCCGCACCGGCTCACAAGTTCGCCGACGGGTGAGACGATTTTGCACGGCTGCGGCTCCGTGGACATGAAATCCGGCATGGCCTGCTACCTGGGCGCGTTCGCACGCCTCGCGCAGCCGGGCAAGGCCGCGCACGACCTGACCGTCATCGCCTACGAGGGCGAGGAAGTGGCGACGAAGTACAACGGTCTCTACCACCTCGAGCGCGACCACTCGGAGCTGCTGGAAGGCGACATCGCGCTGCTCGGCGAGCCGTCCGGCGCGATGATCGAGGCCGGTTGCCAGGGCACGATCCGCGTGTTCGTCGACGCGCACGGCACCCGCGCCCACTCCGCGCGCGCGTGGCTCGGGCACAACGCCGCGCACGACCTGGCCGGTGTGCTTTCGCGCATCGCCGCGTACGAGCCGCGCAGTGTGCTTATCGACGACTGCGAGTACCGCGAAGGCTTAAACGTCGTCGGCCTCGAAGGCTTCGTGGCCACGAACACGCTGCCGGACCACGCGCGGCTGATCGTGAACTTCCGCTTCGCGCCGGACCGTTCAGTGGAGGAGGCGAAGGCGCACCTGGAGGAGGTGCTCGCGCTGGAGGATGGCCTGGAGCTCATTTACGACGATGTCGCCGCCGGTGCGTTGCCCGGCCTCGGCAACCCGGTCGCGGCCGGTCTGGTCAAGGCTGTCGGCGGGAACTTCCGCGCCAAGTTCGGGTGGACCGACGTGGCGCGCTTTTCCAGCCTCGGGGTGCCGGCGGTCAACTTCGGCCCCGGCGACCCCGGGTACGCCCACAAACCCGAGGAGCAGTGCCCGGTCGACGAGATCCGCCAGGTCTCCGCGCAGCTGCTCGAGTACTTAAGCGCAGAAAGCGAGTAA
- a CDS encoding LOG family protein has translation MAPLNFPRPDRDRKLRGPLALRGQDYQSSTHDQRLLESLGHSDGQWKHEDPWRVMRIQSEFVAGFDALSEMPKAVTVFGSARLGEGTPEYQQAYELGQALAEAGYAVITGGGPGLMEGPNRGAHNAGGLSVGLGIELPFEQGLNDWVDLGLNFRYFFARKTMFLKYSQAFVTLPGGFGTMDEVFEVLCMVQTGKVTNFPIVLIGTEFWSGLVDWIEQQLLGRGLISPGDERLFLVTDSVEEAVAHIVEKHEVMTDQRLHDE, from the coding sequence ATGGCACCGCTGAATTTCCCCCGCCCCGACCGCGACAGGAAGTTGCGCGGCCCGCTCGCGCTGCGCGGCCAGGATTACCAGTCGTCCACCCACGACCAGCGGCTTTTGGAGTCGCTGGGGCACTCCGACGGGCAGTGGAAGCACGAGGACCCGTGGCGCGTGATGCGTATCCAGTCGGAGTTCGTCGCCGGCTTCGATGCGCTGTCCGAGATGCCCAAGGCCGTCACCGTCTTCGGCTCCGCGCGCCTGGGGGAGGGCACGCCGGAGTACCAGCAGGCCTACGAGCTCGGTCAAGCGCTCGCCGAGGCCGGCTACGCGGTGATCACCGGCGGCGGGCCCGGGCTAATGGAGGGGCCGAACCGGGGCGCGCACAACGCCGGCGGCCTGTCGGTGGGGCTGGGCATCGAGTTGCCGTTCGAGCAGGGCTTGAACGACTGGGTCGACCTGGGCCTGAACTTCCGCTACTTCTTCGCCCGCAAGACCATGTTTTTGAAGTACTCGCAGGCGTTTGTGACGCTGCCGGGCGGCTTCGGCACCATGGACGAGGTCTTCGAGGTGCTGTGCATGGTGCAAACCGGCAAGGTGACCAACTTCCCGATCGTGCTCATCGGCACCGAGTTCTGGTCCGGCCTGGTGGATTGGATCGAGCAGCAGCTGCTTGGCCGCGGGCTCATTTCGCCTGGCGACGAGCGCCTGTTTTTGGTCACCGACTCGGTGGAGGAGGCGGTGGCGCATATCGTCGAGAAGCATGAGGTGATGACGGATCAGCGTCTCCACGATGAGTGA
- the dapD gene encoding 2,3,4,5-tetrahydropyridine-2,6-dicarboxylate N-succinyltransferase, which yields MTSPTSAYARGIATITHDGTVLDVWYPAPKVDEATGETGTRRLEEPDARFADLVGPDEARGVARVAVETTIADLSEPAVDAYDVYLRLHLLSHRLIRPHGANMDGVFGLLSNVVWTNYGPCAVADFQMTRARLSANGPVVVYLVDKFPRMVDYVVPSGVRIGDADRIRLGAHLAEGTTVMHEGFVNFNAGTLGASMVEGRISAGVVVGDGTDIGGGASIMGTLSGGGKEVISLGERCLLGANAGVGISLGDDCIVEAGLYVTAGTKVVLSEPVAEALGKEAGSTVKALELSGANGLQFRRNSVSGSVEAVPAKGIELNEALHAN from the coding sequence ATGACTTCTCCGACTTCTGCATACGCACGCGGCATCGCGACCATCACCCACGACGGCACCGTCCTCGACGTTTGGTACCCCGCTCCTAAGGTTGACGAGGCCACCGGCGAAACCGGCACCCGCCGCCTCGAGGAGCCCGACGCCCGCTTCGCCGACCTTGTGGGCCCGGACGAGGCACGCGGCGTCGCGCGCGTCGCAGTAGAGACGACGATCGCCGACCTGTCCGAGCCGGCCGTCGACGCCTACGACGTCTACCTCCGCCTGCACCTGCTGTCGCACCGCCTGATTCGCCCGCACGGCGCGAACATGGACGGCGTGTTCGGCCTGCTGTCGAACGTCGTGTGGACTAACTACGGCCCCTGCGCGGTGGCCGACTTCCAGATGACCCGCGCGCGCCTTTCCGCCAACGGCCCGGTCGTCGTGTACTTGGTGGACAAGTTCCCGCGCATGGTCGATTACGTCGTGCCGTCGGGCGTGCGCATCGGCGACGCCGACCGCATCCGTCTCGGCGCCCACCTCGCGGAGGGCACCACGGTGATGCACGAGGGCTTCGTGAACTTCAACGCTGGCACCCTCGGCGCCTCCATGGTCGAGGGCCGTATCTCCGCTGGCGTGGTCGTCGGCGACGGCACCGACATTGGCGGCGGCGCCTCCATCATGGGCACCCTGTCCGGCGGCGGCAAGGAAGTCATCTCGCTCGGCGAGCGCTGCCTCCTCGGCGCGAACGCTGGCGTGGGCATTTCGCTTGGCGACGACTGCATCGTCGAAGCCGGCCTCTACGTCACCGCCGGCACCAAGGTCGTGTTGTCCGAGCCGGTGGCGGAGGCCCTGGGCAAGGAAGCCGGCAGCACCGTCAAGGCGCTCGAGCTCTCCGGTGCCAACGGTCTGCAGTTCCGCCGCAACTCGGTCTCCGGCTCCGTCGAGGCGGTGCCCGCCAAGGGCATCGAGCTCAACGAAGCCCTCCATGCCAACTAG
- a CDS encoding HNH endonuclease signature motif containing protein: MAFADLLGPRLADLADFDRDTALNAGVAPSRVRDWSRVHDVYFGATKFTRKQATARRVGASTPLDQLGLIERKLAAVSDPAERWRLRLELLEFSGRYDALSRLADSLIGAEKPAPKKACRFTKTRGGMRTVALTYNQRDIADLEFSLRSAINPDLPAAEQMADALVRLLRGDGDVEGGGVARAVPRPIIMVPFPEWTRIQSGAGDEVVLTLTDGTTMTGAEFLVHEFGDALEVAAFHPVEGAVNLYRTARFANDKQRVLASMMTPSCPVPGCRHGADSCEMHHIDAWRFGGETNLANLVPLCRFHNGRNDDDPEVRRYGRIHIRDGTPIWVSPGGTPVENETPGAMEQLFN, encoded by the coding sequence ATGGCTTTTGCAGACCTTCTCGGCCCCCGTTTGGCGGATCTGGCCGACTTCGACCGCGACACCGCGCTGAATGCTGGCGTGGCCCCGTCGCGTGTCCGGGACTGGTCTCGCGTGCATGATGTCTACTTCGGGGCGACGAAGTTCACGCGCAAACAAGCCACTGCCCGGCGTGTGGGAGCTTCGACCCCGTTGGACCAGTTGGGGTTGATCGAGCGCAAACTCGCCGCGGTGTCCGATCCCGCTGAGCGGTGGCGGCTGCGACTGGAGCTACTCGAGTTTTCCGGCCGTTATGATGCGTTGTCACGGCTTGCCGACAGCCTGATCGGTGCTGAGAAACCCGCACCGAAAAAGGCGTGCCGGTTCACCAAAACCCGCGGCGGGATGCGCACAGTGGCGCTGACGTACAACCAGCGTGACATCGCCGATTTAGAATTCTCGCTGCGCTCTGCGATTAACCCGGATCTGCCGGCCGCGGAGCAGATGGCTGATGCGCTGGTGCGTCTGCTGCGCGGCGACGGCGACGTTGAGGGTGGTGGTGTGGCGCGTGCGGTGCCAAGGCCGATCATTATGGTGCCGTTTCCGGAGTGGACACGCATTCAGTCCGGCGCTGGCGACGAAGTGGTGCTCACGCTGACGGATGGCACCACGATGACCGGGGCGGAGTTTTTGGTCCACGAGTTCGGCGACGCATTGGAAGTCGCCGCGTTCCACCCGGTGGAAGGTGCGGTGAATTTGTACCGTACGGCGCGGTTTGCCAACGATAAGCAGCGGGTGTTGGCGTCGATGATGACCCCGTCGTGTCCGGTGCCGGGCTGCCGGCACGGGGCTGATTCGTGCGAGATGCATCATATCGACGCGTGGCGCTTCGGCGGGGAGACCAACCTGGCGAATCTGGTGCCGTTATGCAGGTTTCATAACGGCAGAAACGACGACGACCCCGAGGTGCGAAGATACGGGCGCATCCACATCAGAGACGGCACCCCGATTTGGGTATCCCCCGGGGGCACACCGGTAGAAAACGAGACCCCCGGCGCCATGGAACAACTCTTCAACTAG
- a CDS encoding cell division protein DivIVA, whose amino-acid sequence MLSWIILILVLILLSIIGVKLFATVFGRGEALPPMPPTAEVKEANRRAVEEGNFGDIQLEVVQRGYRMDQVDVLIEQLAGGALKPETRVESPEENVSSTNQ is encoded by the coding sequence ATGCTTTCCTGGATCATCCTCATCCTCGTGCTCATCCTGCTGAGCATCATCGGTGTGAAACTGTTCGCCACCGTCTTCGGCCGTGGCGAGGCGCTGCCGCCCATGCCGCCGACCGCGGAGGTCAAAGAGGCGAACCGTCGCGCGGTGGAAGAAGGCAACTTCGGCGACATCCAGCTCGAGGTCGTGCAGCGCGGCTACCGCATGGATCAGGTCGATGTGCTCATCGAGCAGCTGGCCGGCGGCGCACTGAAGCCGGAAACACGGGTAGAATCGCCCGAAGAAAACGTTTCGAGCACAAACCAATAA
- a CDS encoding amino acid permease — protein MVSSTSNSELGSGLKSRHLTLMGLGTAVGAGLFLGVGVGIRAAGPAILIAYAIAGAIVIAVMRMLGEMAAAHPSSGSFATYGRMAFGHWAGFLLGWIYYFLLIMACGAELTGASAMMASWFDVPQWVPGLIVVAILTAVNLAQVKGFGEFEYWFAMIKIAVIVGFLIIGVLLWLGVLPASGFIGFDNIRESGFAPNGVAGIAAGLLAVAFAFGGIEVVTIAAAESEDPADNIKRAVNSIIWRIAIFYIGSVAVITLLLPYASIDGADSAADSPFTAVLEMANIPGAAAFMEVVIVLALLSAFNAQLYGTSRLGYQQALEGDAPAWMAKTNANNVPTNSVLVSVLFAFLAVGLQWWNPPGMIDFIMSATGGCLIVTWIMITLSFIKLHPRIAASAVRVRGASWVPWVTLAALLGLTTLMLFDDAARSQVISVTVLSLALVALSLLTKNRTNVR, from the coding sequence ATGGTGTCGTCGACAAGCAATAGCGAACTAGGCTCCGGCCTGAAATCGCGCCACCTCACCCTCATGGGGCTGGGCACCGCGGTGGGCGCGGGGCTGTTCCTCGGCGTCGGCGTCGGCATCCGCGCCGCCGGGCCTGCGATCCTCATCGCCTATGCCATCGCCGGAGCGATCGTCATCGCCGTGATGCGCATGCTCGGCGAAATGGCCGCCGCGCACCCCTCCTCCGGCTCGTTCGCCACATACGGGCGCATGGCGTTCGGCCACTGGGCCGGCTTCCTGCTCGGCTGGATTTACTACTTCCTACTCATCATGGCATGCGGCGCCGAACTCACCGGCGCATCCGCGATGATGGCGTCCTGGTTCGACGTGCCGCAATGGGTGCCCGGCCTCATCGTCGTCGCCATCCTCACCGCCGTGAACCTCGCGCAGGTCAAAGGCTTCGGCGAATTCGAGTACTGGTTCGCCATGATCAAAATCGCCGTCATCGTCGGCTTCCTCATCATCGGCGTGCTGCTCTGGCTCGGCGTACTGCCCGCAAGCGGCTTCATCGGCTTCGACAACATCCGCGAATCCGGCTTCGCCCCCAACGGCGTCGCCGGCATCGCCGCGGGACTCCTCGCCGTCGCGTTCGCCTTCGGCGGCATCGAAGTAGTCACCATCGCCGCCGCCGAATCCGAAGACCCCGCCGACAACATCAAACGCGCCGTCAACTCCATCATCTGGCGCATCGCCATTTTCTACATCGGCTCCGTCGCCGTGATCACGCTGCTTTTGCCCTACGCCTCCATCGACGGCGCCGACTCCGCCGCCGACTCCCCGTTCACCGCGGTGCTCGAAATGGCGAACATCCCGGGCGCCGCCGCGTTCATGGAAGTCGTCATCGTGCTCGCGCTGCTGTCCGCGTTCAACGCGCAGCTCTACGGCACCTCCCGCCTCGGCTACCAGCAGGCGCTCGAAGGCGACGCCCCCGCGTGGATGGCGAAGACCAACGCCAACAACGTGCCGACGAACTCCGTGCTCGTCTCCGTGCTGTTCGCCTTCCTCGCCGTGGGCCTGCAGTGGTGGAACCCGCCGGGGATGATCGACTTCATCATGTCCGCCACCGGCGGCTGCCTGATCGTCACGTGGATCATGATCACGCTGAGCTTCATCAAACTCCACCCACGCATCGCCGCCTCCGCGGTGCGCGTGCGCGGCGCATCGTGGGTGCCGTGGGTGACGCTCGCTGCGCTGCTCGGCCTGACCACGCTGATGCTTTTCGACGACGCCGCACGCTCCCAGGTCATCTCCGTGACCGTCCTCTCGCTCGCGCTGGTGGCACTGTCGTTGCTCACAAAAAACCGCACTAACGTAAGGTAA
- a CDS encoding glucosyl-3-phosphoglycerate synthase has product MRVSVVIPALNEEATVAGVVAKCVASRADEVIVIDSDSTDATAARADAAGARVVNWRDVDPREPWPGKGEALWRGVKAARGDVVVFIDADVTSLEPWWVDALAAPLDDDTVHLVKASYTREGAGGRVTELTAKPLLRALFPSIRVDQPLAGEYAIRRSTALTLPFVAGYGVEAGLLIDVATQFGPHAVVQAELSPRTHRNRPLAELAGMADVVTRTILARAGAVADEVAERPAWTDS; this is encoded by the coding sequence GTGAGGGTCAGCGTGGTCATCCCGGCGTTGAATGAGGAGGCGACGGTGGCTGGGGTCGTCGCTAAGTGTGTTGCGTCGCGCGCGGACGAGGTGATCGTGATCGATTCCGACTCCACCGACGCCACCGCCGCGCGCGCTGACGCGGCCGGGGCGCGGGTGGTCAACTGGCGCGACGTGGACCCGCGCGAGCCGTGGCCCGGCAAGGGCGAGGCGCTGTGGCGCGGGGTCAAAGCCGCGCGCGGCGACGTGGTGGTGTTTATCGACGCCGACGTCACCTCGCTCGAGCCCTGGTGGGTCGACGCGCTCGCAGCCCCGCTTGACGACGACACCGTCCACCTCGTCAAAGCCTCCTACACCCGCGAAGGCGCTGGCGGGCGAGTCACCGAACTGACCGCGAAGCCGCTGCTGCGCGCGCTGTTTCCGAGCATCAGGGTGGACCAGCCGCTCGCCGGCGAGTACGCGATCCGGCGCTCGACTGCGCTCACGCTGCCGTTTGTCGCCGGCTACGGGGTGGAGGCGGGGCTGCTCATTGACGTCGCTACGCAATTCGGCCCGCACGCCGTCGTGCAGGCGGAGTTGAGCCCGCGCACCCACCGCAACCGCCCGCTCGCCGAACTGGCCGGCATGGCGGACGTGGTCACACGCACGATCCTCGCGCGCGCGGGCGCGGTGGCCGACGAGGTCGCCGAGCGCCCCGCCTGGACGGACAGCTAA
- a CDS encoding amino acid permease yields the protein MSTPVSPVADSTALARGLKTRHLTMMGLGSAIGAGLFLGTGVGIAAAGPAVILAYVVAGFITVCFMQMLAEMVAARPSSGTFSTYAEQAFGRWAGFAIGWLYWFMMIMIMAVEITGASAIVADWFGISPWIPALAAIAVFTVINFAAVKNFGEFEFWFALIKVAVIVAFLAIGVLLWLGVLPASGFVGLSNVKDVGFMPNGWAGVATALLAVAFAFGGIELVTVAAAESENPEAGVHSAIRSIIWRISVFYIGSVLLIVLLLPFNQIGGADSAADSPFTAVLEMANIPGAVGIMEAVIVIALLSACNTQIYGSSRFLQNLAVRGDAPISFAQTDTRGVPVRAVVVSVIFGFVAVALQYWNPPGLLAFLLNAVGGCLIVLWIVVALSFVRLHPKLVATGEITDVRMWAPNVLPWVMIALAGGVIALMLADPDGRFQMFAVAVVVGIVTLAGVVWTRVTGKKEVQ from the coding sequence ATGTCGACACCAGTTTCCCCCGTCGCCGACTCAACCGCGCTCGCCCGCGGGCTGAAGACGCGCCACTTGACCATGATGGGGCTCGGCTCCGCCATTGGTGCCGGGCTGTTCCTCGGCACCGGCGTGGGCATTGCCGCCGCCGGGCCCGCCGTCATCCTCGCCTACGTCGTCGCCGGCTTCATCACCGTGTGCTTCATGCAGATGCTCGCGGAGATGGTCGCCGCGCGGCCCTCCTCCGGCACGTTTTCCACCTACGCCGAGCAGGCCTTCGGCCGCTGGGCCGGTTTCGCCATCGGCTGGCTGTACTGGTTCATGATGATCATGATCATGGCCGTGGAGATCACCGGCGCCTCCGCGATCGTCGCCGACTGGTTCGGGATCTCACCCTGGATCCCGGCACTCGCCGCCATCGCCGTGTTCACCGTGATCAACTTCGCCGCCGTGAAAAACTTCGGCGAGTTCGAGTTCTGGTTCGCGCTGATCAAGGTTGCCGTCATCGTCGCCTTTTTGGCCATCGGCGTGCTGCTGTGGCTCGGCGTGCTGCCGGCCAGCGGGTTCGTCGGCCTGTCCAACGTCAAAGACGTCGGCTTCATGCCCAACGGCTGGGCGGGCGTCGCAACGGCACTGCTCGCCGTCGCGTTCGCGTTCGGCGGCATCGAACTGGTCACCGTCGCCGCCGCCGAATCCGAAAACCCCGAAGCCGGCGTCCACTCCGCCATCCGCTCCATCATCTGGCGCATCTCCGTGTTCTACATCGGCTCCGTGCTACTCATCGTGCTGCTGCTGCCGTTCAACCAGATCGGCGGCGCCGACTCCGCGGCCGACTCCCCGTTCACCGCGGTGCTCGAGATGGCCAACATCCCGGGCGCGGTCGGCATCATGGAGGCCGTCATCGTCATCGCGCTGCTGTCCGCGTGCAACACGCAGATCTACGGCTCGTCGCGCTTCCTGCAAAACCTCGCGGTGCGTGGCGACGCCCCCATCTCCTTCGCCCAAACCGACACCCGCGGCGTGCCCGTGCGCGCCGTCGTCGTGTCCGTCATCTTCGGCTTCGTCGCCGTCGCCCTGCAGTACTGGAACCCGCCCGGGCTGCTCGCCTTCCTGCTCAACGCGGTCGGCGGCTGCCTGATCGTGCTGTGGATCGTCGTCGCGCTGTCGTTCGTGCGTCTGCACCCGAAACTAGTGGCCACCGGCGAAATCACCGACGTGCGCATGTGGGCCCCGAACGTCCTGCCCTGGGTCATGATCGCGCTCGCCGGCGGCGTGATCGCGCTCATGCTTGCCGACCCCGACGGGCGGTTCCAGATGTTCGCCGTCGCCGTCGTCGTCGGCATCGTCACCCTCGCGGGCGTCGTGTGGACGCGCGTGACCGGAAAGAAAGAAGTGCAGTAA
- the folP gene encoding dihydropteroate synthase, producing MSEVMAIVNRTPDSFYDKGATFAIEKAVARADDAIAAGATIIDIGGVKAGPGDDVSVAEEIDRVVPVIAAVRERHPDVTVSVDTWRAAVAEDAITAGADLINDTWAGFDPELVEVAGAHRVGYVCSHTGGITPRTRPHRVHYDDVVADVIAETTALAERAVALGAPAQRVFIDPTHDFGKNTYHGLEILRRIDEIVATGWPVLMALSNKDFVGETVNRGVGERVAGTLAATAWAAARGVAAFRVHEVAETVDVIRMTAAIQGTAAPLHTVRGLA from the coding sequence ATGAGTGAGGTCATGGCGATCGTGAACCGCACGCCCGACTCGTTTTACGACAAGGGCGCGACGTTCGCGATTGAGAAAGCCGTCGCGCGTGCCGACGACGCCATCGCCGCCGGGGCAACCATCATCGACATTGGCGGCGTGAAGGCCGGCCCGGGCGACGACGTGTCCGTCGCCGAGGAGATCGACCGCGTTGTGCCGGTTATCGCCGCGGTGCGCGAGCGGCATCCGGACGTGACGGTGAGCGTGGACACGTGGCGCGCCGCCGTTGCCGAGGACGCAATCACCGCCGGCGCCGACCTGATCAACGACACCTGGGCCGGGTTCGACCCCGAACTCGTCGAGGTCGCAGGCGCGCACCGCGTGGGCTACGTCTGCTCGCACACCGGCGGCATCACCCCGCGCACGCGCCCGCACCGCGTGCACTACGACGATGTGGTCGCCGACGTCATCGCGGAGACCACCGCGTTGGCTGAGCGCGCCGTTGCGCTCGGCGCGCCGGCGCAGCGCGTGTTCATCGACCCGACTCACGACTTTGGAAAAAACACCTACCACGGGCTGGAGATCTTGAGGCGTATCGACGAGATCGTCGCCACCGGCTGGCCCGTGCTCATGGCCCTGTCGAACAAGGACTTCGTCGGCGAGACCGTCAACCGCGGGGTGGGCGAGCGCGTCGCCGGCACGCTCGCCGCCACCGCGTGGGCTGCCGCGCGCGGGGTGGCGGCGTTTCGCGTCCACGAGGTTGCGGAGACCGTCGACGTGATCCGCATGACCGCCGCCATCCAGGGCACCGCGGCGCCGCTGCATACCGTGCGGGGGCTCGCGTGA
- a CDS encoding succinyltransferase — MSWSARGVGIANIAMDGTVLDTWFPAPELLLNDDTTSSTTTRVSAHELSPQFLRLIGADRDRLVELVPVRTVIADLSAPPVDAHDVFLRLHLLSHRLVKPQTINMNGAMDLLVPVVWTNKGPCLADNFETVRTNLRARGLIHVYSIDRLPRMVDYVVPTGVTIAEAERVRLGAYLAEGTSVVREGYVSHNAGTLGPARVEGTISAAVVGAGCTLHPSAGVIGLNLGERCEIGAGITLEPDTLLLDDSTRLAAHHLSGQSNLRITREPDAPLPVLRRI, encoded by the coding sequence ATGTCTTGGTCAGCGCGCGGCGTCGGGATCGCCAACATCGCCATGGACGGCACCGTGCTGGACACCTGGTTCCCCGCCCCTGAGCTTTTGCTTAACGACGACACCACCTCCTCCACCACCACCCGCGTCTCCGCCCACGAACTCTCACCGCAGTTCCTGCGGCTCATCGGCGCCGACCGCGACCGCCTGGTGGAACTCGTGCCGGTGCGCACGGTCATCGCGGACCTGTCGGCCCCGCCGGTGGACGCCCACGACGTGTTTTTACGCTTGCATCTGCTGTCGCACCGGCTGGTGAAGCCGCAGACGATCAACATGAATGGCGCGATGGACCTGCTCGTACCGGTGGTGTGGACCAACAAGGGCCCGTGTCTGGCCGACAACTTCGAAACCGTGCGCACCAACCTGCGTGCCCGCGGTCTCATCCACGTCTACAGCATCGACCGGCTGCCGCGCATGGTCGATTACGTCGTGCCCACCGGGGTGACCATCGCAGAGGCCGAACGCGTCCGCCTCGGCGCCTACCTCGCCGAAGGCACCTCCGTGGTGCGCGAAGGCTACGTCTCCCACAACGCCGGCACGCTCGGCCCCGCGCGCGTGGAGGGCACGATCTCCGCGGCGGTCGTCGGCGCCGGCTGCACCCTGCACCCGTCGGCGGGCGTGATCGGCCTTAACCTCGGAGAGCGCTGCGAAATCGGCGCCGGCATCACGTTGGAACCCGACACATTGCTTCTCGACGACTCCACGCGCCTTGCCGCCCACCACCTTTCCGGCCAATCGAACCTACGCATCACCCGCGAGCCGGACGCGCCGCTGCCCGTCCTGCGGCGCATATAA
- a CDS encoding GNAT family N-acetyltransferase has protein sequence MPTSSSWWPPGDDTLVDGGLTLLPWSQVGTIAGAREDLFAASTDPRMVAWTTVPSPVTSEMLNEFFDSVPKGVLRWAIVVEDRYAGNIELRLKPDDAAHFGYNTAPWARGRGVMTRAVKLVTDYAFSLGAKTLRISVLPGNIASRHVAEMNEYVFVGKHNGHVHYHRHAE, from the coding sequence ATGCCAACTAGCTCTTCGTGGTGGCCGCCGGGCGACGACACTCTCGTCGACGGCGGCCTCACTCTTCTGCCTTGGTCCCAAGTCGGAACCATCGCAGGGGCACGCGAGGACCTATTCGCCGCCTCTACGGATCCACGCATGGTCGCATGGACCACTGTCCCCTCCCCTGTTACCTCTGAGATGCTCAACGAATTCTTCGACAGCGTTCCGAAGGGGGTGTTGCGGTGGGCGATCGTTGTTGAGGATCGATATGCAGGAAACATCGAACTACGTCTTAAGCCAGACGACGCCGCTCACTTCGGCTACAACACTGCCCCGTGGGCGCGCGGCCGCGGTGTGATGACCCGAGCGGTGAAACTCGTCACCGATTACGCCTTTAGCCTAGGAGCGAAGACCCTCAGGATCAGTGTGCTGCCAGGCAACATAGCCTCCCGCCACGTCGCGGAAATGAACGAATACGTGTTTGTCGGCAAGCACAATGGGCACGTGCATTATCACAGGCATGCCGAATAG